A region from the Desulfomarina profundi genome encodes:
- a CDS encoding PEP-CTERM sorting domain-containing protein, protein MNIKRNILSAVAGIIVLGTSGLSFALPYSFDSNNEGWQQSYIGRPTGATYDQLFSVNSADWRANSGNPDGNIYQTANGIDQRAYWMGHVGNNSLGDITGMSLQTDIFSTNNWQTIANGAGGDDGNVYARWVIANNVGDTDNDGFNEYNMFISDRSNSIDINALQGWETHSISLEEENFIRWPNYDAGTQNFAQLLTDYTSIGLYLFSGTDTLSNIDGGEGTWSNSSQLLHYGAYSNNNDDALWALDNFQAVPEPSTLILFGVGLAGLSGFQIRRKK, encoded by the coding sequence ATGAACATAAAGCGCAATATTTTAAGTGCTGTTGCAGGAATTATCGTTTTGGGGACAAGCGGTCTTTCGTTTGCCCTCCCTTATTCATTTGATTCCAATAACGAGGGGTGGCAACAGTCCTATATCGGCAGACCGACAGGAGCAACCTACGACCAGCTCTTTTCCGTAAACTCAGCGGATTGGCGTGCAAACAGTGGTAATCCCGATGGTAATATCTACCAGACAGCAAATGGAATTGATCAACGTGCTTATTGGATGGGACATGTTGGGAACAATTCGTTGGGCGATATTACGGGAATGAGCCTGCAAACTGATATTTTCAGCACCAACAACTGGCAGACTATCGCCAATGGCGCTGGTGGCGATGATGGCAATGTGTACGCTCGCTGGGTCATTGCCAACAATGTTGGTGACACAGATAACGACGGATTTAACGAATACAATATGTTTATCTCTGACCGATCCAACAGTATTGACATCAATGCACTGCAAGGATGGGAAACCCATTCAATCTCGCTAGAGGAGGAGAATTTTATTCGTTGGCCGAATTATGACGCAGGCACTCAAAATTTCGCCCAATTATTGACAGATTACACCAGCATCGGGCTGTATCTTTTCAGTGGAACGGATACACTCAGCAATATTGACGGTGGAGAGGGAACCTGGTCAAATTCATCCCAACTACTCCATTACGGTGCCTACTCTAATAATAATGACGATGCTCTTTGGGCACTGGACAATTTTCAAGCAGTACCCGAACCATCCACACTTATTCTTTTTGGGGTTGGCCTTGCTGGCCTGTCCGGTTTTCAGATTCGCAGAAAAAAATAA
- a CDS encoding midas domain-containing protein, whose product MRCPKCGYISFDYLEVCQKCKKNIKEVADQLQGGVLAVDPPSFLNLDLDSDRESTDNFTEEYSDSSEELTEQDDFLDADLEVLFEEDSDQEEGLELPEPETGAEGEDGFEISLDADEDGLSIDLDDEEDVSLDFSTDEEEIVAELSEIEDNKQDQERSPDFQFVDDADEDELELDLGEEDEFAIELPDELADLSDLAPPVPAEEMDAVTDLDSLEISLDGLELDLEAEKPAVKQVLSTDEEEIVLSLDEIDFSDALDDVKKDPHAKMMDMDADLDFDLDLGGLSIHDDL is encoded by the coding sequence ATGCGTTGTCCTAAATGTGGATATATTTCATTTGATTATCTCGAAGTTTGCCAGAAATGTAAAAAAAATATAAAAGAAGTTGCTGATCAATTGCAGGGAGGAGTTCTGGCAGTAGATCCACCTTCTTTTTTGAATCTGGATCTGGACTCCGACAGGGAATCTACCGATAATTTTACAGAGGAATACAGTGATTCCAGCGAAGAACTGACCGAACAGGATGATTTTCTTGATGCGGATCTTGAAGTTCTTTTCGAAGAGGACTCTGATCAGGAAGAGGGACTGGAGCTACCTGAACCTGAAACAGGGGCGGAGGGGGAAGACGGATTCGAAATATCTCTTGATGCTGATGAAGACGGTTTGAGTATCGATCTTGATGACGAGGAAGATGTTTCACTTGATTTCAGCACTGATGAAGAGGAAATCGTGGCTGAATTAAGTGAGATTGAAGATAATAAACAAGACCAGGAAAGATCTCCGGATTTCCAGTTCGTTGATGATGCTGATGAGGATGAACTGGAACTTGATCTTGGGGAAGAGGACGAGTTTGCAATAGAGCTCCCAGATGAGTTGGCTGATTTGTCCGACCTGGCCCCTCCCGTACCTGCTGAAGAAATGGATGCCGTTACTGACCTTGACTCTCTTGAAATAAGTCTTGATGGGCTTGAACTGGATCTGGAAGCGGAAAAACCTGCTGTAAAGCAAGTCCTGTCAACAGATGAGGAGGAGATAGTTCTCTCTTTGGATGAGATAGATTTTTCCGATGCATTAGATGATGTGAAAAAGGATCCTCATGCAAAAATGATGGATATGGATGCTGATCTTGATTTTGATCTCGACCTGGGTGGATTATCCATTCATGATGATTTGTAG
- a CDS encoding IS5 family transposase — translation MIRYKSTRQLGLEGFSLPFGGKLNPENRWVKWSLAIPWDELASGYYKSMSSTQGRPGKDARLVIGAVIIKHKLNLSDEETVLQIQENPYLQYFVGLSSYKDEPPFTASLFVEIRKRMGRKVFLSFEETILSSIEKKRHRKTSKLPGSDDPENHGKMVVDATVAEQAIRYPTDISLLNEAREISEQLIDELYAISSLTKKPRTYRQQARKRYLAISKKRNPGGKLRRKATREQLQYLRRNFRHIEMLLDMIGGRSFPLHHNRQRQYWIIHHLYGQQYRMYKEKKRRCDDRIVSISQPHVRPIVRGKASHKVEFGSKLSVSMVDGIALVDHFGWDAFNESTDLITQIEAYKRRYGCFPEVVLADGIYGTRANRKYMKQNNIRFGGKPLGRPKRQTAGNAEQLKQEKLQRRQDALDRIPIEGKFGQGKNGYRLNYIRARTLKTSEAWINSIFLVMNLMVLLRFCCALLTGVSKKVQQDLFANLLAEALSVFVFQVMRWSTILVPNR, via the coding sequence ATGATTCGATACAAAAGCACGCGGCAACTGGGCTTGGAAGGTTTCAGCCTTCCCTTTGGCGGCAAACTTAATCCTGAAAATCGCTGGGTCAAATGGAGCCTTGCGATTCCCTGGGATGAACTCGCATCCGGCTATTACAAGAGCATGAGCTCTACTCAAGGACGTCCTGGCAAGGACGCCCGTCTTGTGATTGGAGCAGTGATTATAAAGCACAAGCTGAACTTGAGTGATGAGGAAACAGTGTTGCAGATCCAGGAGAATCCGTATCTGCAATATTTTGTAGGTTTGTCCTCATACAAGGACGAACCTCCCTTCACCGCAAGTTTGTTTGTCGAGATCCGAAAAAGGATGGGCAGAAAAGTTTTTTTATCTTTTGAAGAGACCATTCTCAGCAGTATTGAGAAAAAAAGGCACCGGAAAACATCGAAATTACCAGGCTCTGATGATCCTGAGAACCATGGCAAAATGGTGGTTGATGCGACTGTTGCTGAGCAGGCCATTCGTTATCCCACAGACATCAGTCTGCTGAATGAGGCAAGAGAGATATCTGAACAACTGATAGATGAGCTTTACGCTATCAGCTCTTTGACCAAGAAACCGAGAACATACCGTCAACAGGCACGAAAACGATACCTGGCAATTTCAAAGAAACGAAATCCAGGCGGCAAGCTGCGCCGGAAAGCTACCAGGGAGCAGTTGCAGTATTTGCGCAGAAACTTTCGACATATAGAGATGCTGCTCGACATGATCGGTGGCAGGTCCTTCCCGCTGCACCATAACCGGCAGCGGCAGTATTGGATCATCCACCATTTGTATGGACAGCAGTACAGGATGTACAAAGAGAAGAAACGACGTTGTGATGACCGCATCGTTAGTATTTCTCAGCCGCATGTTCGTCCTATTGTTCGCGGCAAAGCAAGCCATAAGGTAGAGTTCGGCTCGAAACTGAGTGTCAGCATGGTTGATGGTATTGCCCTGGTCGACCATTTCGGATGGGATGCCTTTAATGAAAGTACTGACTTGATCACGCAGATTGAAGCGTACAAAAGGCGATATGGGTGTTTCCCGGAAGTTGTTCTTGCCGATGGCATCTATGGCACCAGAGCTAATCGGAAATACATGAAGCAAAACAATATCCGGTTTGGCGGTAAACCTCTTGGTCGTCCCAAGAGACAAACAGCAGGGAATGCAGAGCAACTCAAGCAGGAGAAACTGCAACGAAGACAAGATGCCCTTGATCGAATTCCGATAGAGGGCAAGTTTGGCCAAGGTAAAAATGGCTATCGGCTCAACTATATCCGTGCCAGAACACTGAAAACATCAGAAGCATGGATTAATAGCATTTTCCTGGTGATGAACCTGATGGTTCTGCTCAGGTTTTGCTGTGCTCTGCTAACAGGTGTATCAAAAAAGGTCCAACAAGACCTATTTGCCAACTTGCTGGCCGAAGCATTATCCGTTTTTGTATTTCAGGTTATGCGCTGGAGTACGATCCTTGTGCCAAACAGATGA
- the nadC gene encoding carboxylating nicotinate-nucleotide diphosphorylase: protein MDRNLLHGMIRSFLAEDVGRGDLTSEAIFSPADQGSARLVARESFVVAGAGRVAAEVFCVQNPAIITADPVVDGKRVLAGDILLTVSGPVIDLLKAERVALNLFQRLSGIATLTARFVEKVQAYPVRITDTRKTTPGLRVLEKYAVRVGGGTNHRFNLTDGVLIKDNHIAACGSIREAVARAREMAPHTIRIEVETDTLDQVRECLDCGVDIIMLDNMSPEMMKNAVQLIDGRAMVEASGGVNLNSVESIAACGVDIISIGALTHSAPSCDIGMDWSF, encoded by the coding sequence ATGGATAGAAACCTGCTGCACGGGATGATCAGGTCCTTTCTTGCAGAGGATGTGGGTCGGGGAGACCTCACTTCTGAGGCTATTTTTTCTCCCGCTGATCAGGGCAGTGCCAGGCTGGTGGCACGGGAAAGTTTTGTCGTGGCTGGAGCGGGCAGGGTGGCCGCGGAGGTGTTTTGTGTACAGAACCCGGCAATAATAACTGCAGATCCGGTGGTTGACGGAAAACGGGTTTTGGCGGGAGATATTCTGCTGACGGTGAGTGGACCGGTCATTGATCTTCTGAAGGCGGAACGGGTTGCCCTGAACCTGTTTCAGCGTCTTTCCGGAATTGCCACATTGACGGCTCGTTTTGTTGAGAAGGTGCAGGCGTATCCCGTGCGGATCACTGATACCAGGAAAACAACACCGGGATTGCGTGTGCTGGAAAAATATGCGGTCAGGGTTGGTGGCGGCACGAACCATCGGTTTAATCTTACTGATGGTGTTCTCATAAAGGATAATCATATAGCCGCCTGTGGCTCGATCCGGGAAGCGGTGGCCAGGGCGCGGGAAATGGCTCCTCATACGATACGCATCGAAGTGGAAACGGATACCCTTGATCAGGTCAGAGAGTGTCTTGATTGCGGAGTGGATATCATCATGCTTGACAATATGTCGCCGGAAATGATGAAAAATGCTGTTCAGCTCATTGATGGCAGGGCCATGGTGGAAGCATCGGGAGGGGTGAACCTTAACAGTGTAGAAAGCATTGCCGCCTGTGGAGTGGATATTATTTCAATTGGGGCACTTACCCATTCCGCACCTTCATGTGATATCGGTATGGACTGGTCGTTCTGA